A genomic stretch from Erigeron canadensis isolate Cc75 chromosome 9, C_canadensis_v1, whole genome shotgun sequence includes:
- the LOC122582951 gene encoding putative transcription factor bHLH107, which yields MNSHHYHNSLTTNTGDHHIPPLHMMLHTTNNRTSLLLDHYAYDETLTTDLQQLGQSTSSSTSASINHKEAEKRRRERINSHLDRLRSLLLCNSKTDKASLLAKVVQRLKELKQTTLEIEDHESIPLETDEIKVVRLNSDRNNGRILVKVSMCCEDQPDLLGAMIQTLKSMQMSPLRVEMVAIGGRIRNIVLGEYDCRRYECGELVDCLKEALSCLLKRNLGSNQSSKRRRMMVCT from the exons atgaaTTCACACCATTACCATAATTCACTCACCACCAACACCGGTGATCACCATATTCCGCCGCTACACATGATGCTTCATACAACTAACAACCGGACATCGTTGCTACTAGACCATTATGCATATGATGAAACATTAACAACTGATTTGCAACAACTTGGTCAATCCACATCATCGTCCACATCAGCTTCTATTAATCACAAAGAGGCCGAAAAGCGCCGTAGAGAACGAATTAATTCTCATCTTGATCGCCTTCGATCGCTCCTTCTTTGCAATTCAAAA ACGGATAAAGCATCTTTGCTTGCAAAAGTTGTTCAAAGGTTAAAGGAGCTAAAACAAACAACTTTAGAAATCGAAGATCATGAAAGTATACCATTAGAGACCGATGAAATTAAAGTAGTACGTTTAAATAGTGACCGAAATAATGGAAGGATTCTAGTGAAggtttcaatgtgttgtgaagaTCAACCGGATCTTCTTGGAGCTATGAttcaaaccctaaaatcgatGCAAATGAGTCCTTTAAGGGTGGAAATGGTTGCGATAGGTGGGCGTATAAGGAACATTGTATTGGGGGAATATGATTGTCGAAGATATGAGTGTGGTGAGTTGGTTGATTGCTTGAAGGAAGCTTTGAGTTGTTTGTTAAAAAGGAATTTGGGATCAAATCAATCATCGAAACGTAGAAGGATGATGGTTTGCACATGA
- the LOC122582102 gene encoding probable auxin efflux carrier component 1b: MITGSDLYHVLTAVVPLYVAMILAYGSVKWWKIFTPDQCSGINRFVALFAVPLLSFHFISTNNPYTMNTRFIAADTLQKLMVLVVLAFWSRLSARGSLEWSITLFSLSTLPNTLVMGIPLLKGMYGDFSGSLMVQIVVLQCIIWYTLMLFLFEYRGARLLIAEQFPDTAGSIISFRVDSDILSLDGKEPLQTEAEVGDDGKLHVTVRKSSSSRSEIFSRRGSHGGIHTGVSITPRPSNLTNAEIYSLQSSRNPTPRGSSFNHTDFYSMVNGKNGVSPRGSNFGGYDEESGTINNVRVANGQGSAGYPGPNAGIFSPVTGPAAKKKGGDGGKDLHMFVWSSSASPVSEGGIHVFRGGEYGNDLGSVPHTKDYEDFGRNEFSFENQPGPNGVDREASVLSKLGSSSTAELHPKASPHGDAKATSMPPASVMTRLILIMVWRKLIRNPNTYSSLIGLTWSLVSFKWHVEMPAIVAKSIAILSDAGLGMAMFSLGLFMALQPKIIACGNSIATFAMGVRFFIGPAVMAAASYAVGLQGALLHVAIVQAALPQGIVPFVFAKEYNVHPDILSTGVIFGMLIALPITLVYYILLGL; encoded by the exons ATGATTACTGGTTCAGATCTTTACCATGTTCTTACTGCTGTTGTGCCACTTTATGTTGCTATGATCTTAGCTTATGGGTCAGTAAAATGGTGGAAAATTTTTACCCCAGATCAATGTTCAGGAATCAACAGATTTGTAGCTCTTTTTGCTGTTCCAttactttcttttcatttcatatcaactAACAATCCTTACACTATGAATACAAGATTCATAGCTGCTGATACACTTCAAAAACTCATGGTTCTTGTTGTTTTAGCCTTTTGGTCAAGACTAAGTGCTAGAGGTTCTTTAGAATGGTCTATTACACTTTTTTCATTGTCAACCCTTCCTAACACACTTGTTATGGGAATCCCACTTTTGAAAGGAATGTATGGTGATTTTTCAGGGAGCTTAATGGTTCAGATTGTGGTTTTACAGTGTATTATTTGGTACACTTtgatgttgtttttgtttgaatATAGAGGTGCTAGGCTACTAATTGCTGAACAGTTTCCCGACACTGCTGGCTCTATAATCTCATTCAGAGTTGATTCAGACATTTTGTCACTTGATGGTAAAGAGCCTTTACAAACAGAAGCTGAAGTTGGTGATGATGGTAAATTACATGTGACTGTAAGAAAGTCCTCTAGTTCAAGATCAGAAATTTTTTCAAGAAGAGGGTCACATGGAGGTATACATACAGGTGTATCTATAACTCCAAGACCATCTAACTTGACAAATGCTGAAATTTACAGCTTACAATCATCAAGAAACCCAACTCCAAGAGGGTCTAGTTTTAACCATACTGATTTTTACTCCATGGTAAATGGTAAAAATGGTGTTAGTCCAAGAGGGTCAAATTTTGGTGGATATGATGAAGAAAGTGGGACTATTAATAATGTTAGGGTGGCTAATGGGCAAGGAAGTGCAGGGTACCCTGGTCCTAATGCCGGAATCTTTTCTCCGGTGACCGGACCGGCAGCCAAGAAGAAaggtggtgatggtggcaaAGACTTGCACATGTTTGTTTGGAGTTCAAGTGCTTCACCTGTTTCTGAAGGTGGGATTCATGTGTTTAGAGGTGGGGAGTATGGTAATGATCTTGGAAGTGTGCCCCACACAAaag ATTATGAGGACTTTGGCCGAAATGAGTTCAGTTTTGAGAACCAACCTGGCCCGAATGGAGTGGACCGTGAGGCATCTGTTTTATCTAAACTTGGGTCCAGCTCAACTGCCGAGCTCCATCCGAAGGCTAGCCCACATGGTGATGCAAAGGCCACTTCAATGCCCCCAGCTAGTGTCATGACCCGACTGATTTTGATCATGGTGTGGCGCAAACTTATCAGAAACCCGAACACATATTCCAGCCTCATTGGCCTCACTTGGTCCTTGGTCTCATTCAA ATGGCACGTTGAAATGCCTGCTATAGTTGCAAAATCCATAGCAATTTTATCAGATGCTGGACTTGGCATGGCTATGTTTAGCCTTG GACTATTCATGGCTTTGCAACCAAAAATTATAGCTTGTGGAAACTCTATTGCAACCTTCGCCATGGGGGTTCGTTTCTTTATTGGACCAGCGGTAATGGCAGCAGCATCATACGCTGTTGGCCTACAAGGAGCGCTACTACATGTTGCCATTGTTCAG GCTGCTCTACCTCAAGGAATTGTCCCCTTTGTGTTTGCTAAAGAATACAATGTCCATCCGGATATACTTAGCACCGG GGTTATATTTGGAATGCTGATAGCACTACCAATCACTCTAGTGTACTACATATTGTTGGGGCTTTGA